From one Catenuloplanes nepalensis genomic stretch:
- a CDS encoding sensor histidine kinase, with translation MRWWPYALLAALAAVNATSPAVLALCALTATWMLQPWWRRGVLVTGLIALNAALVWQTPWFGLFTPVSYVFAFRLLNWPWLPVGVGAVAVVAGTAQASGVDNPFIVAVVIAGNVVPMCGFAWFAQRAARHEEEREDALAEVQDANRRLAASLAENAALHERLLTQTRDAAVREERERMAREIHDTLAQGLTGIISQLRAASHASDDPARWRRHVDIATALAGESLAEARRSVHALRPEPLRAARLMEALSGVAARWSALHGIPVQVTTTGTPLPVPPDAEDALLRIAQESLTNVAKHAEATRVDVTLSFLEGEVALDVLDDGRGFALPAGPGGTASGTGGSPSTSGAAGFAGGGFGLIGMRQRMENLSGTLQVESEPGAGTGISARVPVAGSRKEPT, from the coding sequence ATGAGGTGGTGGCCGTACGCGCTGCTGGCCGCGCTCGCCGCCGTCAACGCGACCTCGCCGGCCGTGCTCGCGCTGTGCGCGCTGACCGCGACCTGGATGCTGCAACCGTGGTGGCGCCGCGGCGTGCTGGTCACCGGGCTGATCGCGCTCAACGCCGCGCTGGTGTGGCAGACGCCATGGTTCGGCCTGTTCACGCCGGTGTCCTACGTGTTCGCGTTCCGGCTGCTGAACTGGCCGTGGCTACCGGTGGGCGTCGGCGCGGTCGCGGTCGTCGCCGGCACCGCACAGGCGTCCGGAGTGGACAACCCGTTCATCGTCGCCGTGGTGATCGCGGGCAACGTCGTACCCATGTGCGGCTTCGCCTGGTTCGCCCAGCGTGCCGCCCGGCACGAGGAGGAACGCGAGGACGCGCTCGCCGAGGTCCAGGACGCGAACCGCCGCCTGGCCGCGTCCCTGGCCGAGAACGCCGCGCTGCACGAGCGCCTGCTGACCCAGACCAGGGACGCGGCGGTACGCGAGGAGCGCGAACGGATGGCCCGCGAGATCCACGACACGCTCGCGCAGGGGCTGACCGGCATCATCAGTCAGCTACGCGCGGCGTCGCACGCCTCCGATGATCCGGCCCGCTGGCGGCGGCACGTCGACATCGCGACCGCACTCGCGGGCGAGAGCCTGGCCGAGGCCCGCCGCTCCGTGCACGCGCTGCGCCCGGAGCCGCTGCGGGCCGCGCGCCTGATGGAGGCGCTGTCCGGCGTGGCCGCGCGCTGGTCCGCGCTGCACGGCATCCCGGTCCAGGTCACCACGACCGGAACGCCGCTGCCCGTCCCGCCGGACGCGGAGGACGCGCTGCTGCGGATCGCCCAGGAGTCGCTGACGAACGTGGCCAAGCACGCGGAGGCGACCAGGGTGGACGTCACGCTGTCGTTCCTGGAGGGTGAGGTGGCGCTGGACGTCCTGGACGACGGCCGCGGCTTCGCCCTTCCCGCCGGCCCCGGCGGCACTGCTTCCGGCACCGGTGGTTCGCCTTCTACCAGCGGCGCGGCCGGTTTCGCGGGCGGCGGCTTCGGGTTGATCGGGATGCGGCAGCGGATGGAGAATCTGTCCGGCACGCTGCAGG